Proteins encoded together in one Thermomonospora curvata DSM 43183 window:
- a CDS encoding sensor histidine kinase, protein MLVPEGGRPSVLRRPGRRRSIRMRIAALLVIPLISLIALWAFAASVTLGAALNRYAISDSYDRISVPGIAVALHLQGERSLSTVYRSTKGLRGGAELQAQRARSDAAIAMLRRAAQEDINEAAGPRLREMLTELLRRLEGLEALRAKVDGHQIKPVDIIAGYGEFIEAALRMYSSQRVDDAEIYQLGQGLQEISWAREYMTREDSLVTALQATGGRLTAEERGVLMEWAAQRQLMFDQGLAHLDGSLLTTIEEYAKQPDYQRFLAMEQALLESPAGRLPPALDAWSQTVPAVLATLNEAVTKAGADLERRSEEVGDQIMLRLVAAGGVGLLAVIASVVLSVLVGRGLVRELRGLRRAADDLADNRLPEVVERLRRGEEVDIEEAAPPLRAGRTAEVAQVASAFTKVQRTAVETAVSEAHLRKGISRVFLNLAWRSQSLLHRQLRMLETLQRKVIDPDLLEELFRIDHLTTRMRRHAEGLIILSGAAPGRGWSRPVPLEDVLRSAAAEVEDYTRVEVVASTPASLSGAVVADVVHLLAELIENATVFSPPPTEVLVRGEMVANGYAVEVIDRGIGIDPRERADLNQRLAEPPEFDLADSDRLGLFVVSRLAARHGIKVALQESVYGGTCAVVLLPPDLIADTALPPGDTVPAALDGPSSLRASEPQRRDLEGPGRPQEAAPAEPERIEPPAWSWFEPHRGDASSANGSAEHPHRPRQGDGSPVADGPRQQNGQERPAPLPRRIRQANLVPELRSVGPVDAEPPGADPPRDRSAEQSRDLLASLQGGWLRGRAEDEDGSDDRAAEGGES, encoded by the coding sequence ATGCTTGTCCCCGAGGGCGGGCGCCCATCGGTGCTGCGACGGCCGGGGCGCCGGCGCTCGATCCGGATGCGCATCGCCGCGCTGCTGGTCATTCCGCTCATCTCGCTGATCGCGCTGTGGGCGTTCGCCGCCAGCGTCACCTTGGGCGCGGCCCTCAACAGGTACGCCATCTCCGACTCCTACGACCGCATCAGCGTGCCGGGCATCGCCGTGGCCCTGCACCTGCAGGGCGAGCGCTCGCTGTCCACGGTGTACCGGAGCACCAAGGGCCTGCGCGGCGGGGCCGAGCTGCAGGCCCAGCGGGCCAGGAGCGACGCCGCCATCGCCATGCTGCGCCGGGCCGCGCAAGAGGACATCAACGAGGCCGCGGGCCCGCGGCTCCGGGAGATGCTGACCGAGCTGCTGCGCCGGCTGGAAGGGCTGGAGGCGCTGCGCGCCAAGGTGGACGGCCACCAGATCAAGCCGGTGGACATCATCGCGGGCTACGGCGAGTTCATCGAGGCCGCGCTGCGGATGTACAGCAGCCAGCGGGTCGATGACGCGGAGATCTACCAGCTGGGTCAGGGACTGCAGGAGATCTCCTGGGCCCGCGAGTACATGACCCGGGAGGACTCACTGGTCACCGCGCTGCAGGCGACCGGCGGGCGGCTGACCGCCGAGGAGCGCGGCGTCCTGATGGAATGGGCCGCCCAGCGGCAACTGATGTTCGACCAGGGGCTCGCGCACCTGGACGGCTCGCTGCTCACCACCATCGAGGAGTACGCCAAGCAGCCGGACTACCAGCGCTTCCTGGCCATGGAGCAGGCGCTGCTGGAGTCCCCCGCCGGCCGGCTGCCGCCCGCCCTCGACGCCTGGTCGCAGACCGTCCCGGCGGTGCTGGCCACGCTGAACGAAGCGGTCACCAAGGCCGGGGCGGACCTGGAGCGGCGCTCCGAGGAGGTCGGCGACCAGATCATGCTGCGTCTGGTGGCCGCCGGCGGCGTCGGTCTGCTCGCGGTGATCGCCTCGGTCGTGCTGTCGGTGCTGGTCGGCCGGGGCCTGGTCCGCGAGCTGCGCGGGCTGCGGCGGGCCGCCGACGACCTGGCCGACAACCGCCTGCCGGAGGTGGTGGAACGGCTGCGCCGCGGTGAGGAGGTCGACATCGAGGAGGCGGCGCCGCCGCTGCGGGCCGGCCGCACCGCCGAGGTCGCCCAGGTCGCCTCCGCCTTCACCAAGGTGCAGCGCACCGCCGTGGAGACCGCCGTCAGCGAGGCGCACCTGCGCAAGGGCATCAGCCGGGTCTTCCTCAACCTGGCCTGGCGCAGCCAGTCGCTGCTGCACCGGCAGCTGCGGATGCTGGAGACCCTGCAGCGCAAGGTCATCGACCCCGACCTGCTGGAGGAGCTGTTCCGCATCGACCACCTGACCACCCGGATGCGGCGGCACGCCGAAGGCCTGATCATCTTGTCCGGCGCCGCGCCGGGCCGCGGCTGGAGCCGCCCGGTGCCGCTGGAGGACGTGCTGCGCTCGGCCGCCGCCGAGGTGGAGGACTACACCCGGGTGGAGGTGGTCGCCTCCACCCCGGCCTCCCTCAGCGGCGCGGTGGTCGCCGACGTGGTCCACCTGCTGGCCGAGCTGATCGAGAACGCCACGGTGTTCTCCCCGCCGCCCACCGAGGTGCTGGTGCGCGGCGAGATGGTGGCCAACGGCTATGCGGTCGAGGTGATCGACCGCGGCATCGGCATCGACCCGCGCGAGCGGGCGGATCTGAACCAGCGGCTGGCCGAGCCGCCGGAGTTCGACCTGGCCGACAGCGACCGGTTGGGCCTGTTCGTGGTCTCCCGCCTGGCCGCCCGCCACGGCATCAAGGTGGCGCTGCAGGAGTCGGTGTACGGCGGGACCTGCGCGGTGGTGCTGCTGCCGCCCGACTTGATCGCCGACACCGCGCTGCCGCCCGGCGACACGGTGCCCGCCGCGCTCGACGGGCCGTCCTCCCTCCGGGCCTCCGAGCCGCAGCGGCGCGACCTGGAGGGGCCGGGCCGGCCGCAGGAGGCCGCACCGGCGGAGCCGGAGCGGATCGAGCCCCCCGCCTGGTCGTGGTTCGAGCCCCACCGGGGCGACGCGTCCTCGGCGAACGGTTCGGCGGAGCATCCGCACCGGCCCCGCCAAGGGGACGGCTCGCCCGTCGCAGACGGACCGCGGCAGCAGAACGGCCAGGAGCGGCCGGCGCCGCTGCCCCGCCGGATCCGCCAGGCCAACCTGGTGCCGGAGCTGCGCTCGGTCGGCCCGGTGGACGCCGAGCCGCCGGGCGCGGACCCGCCGCGGGACCGCTCCGCCGAGCAGAGCCGGGACCTGCTGGCCTCCCTGCAGGGCGGGTGGCTGCGCGGCCGCGCCGAAGACGAGGACGGATCCGACGACAGGGCGGCCGAGGGAGGTGAGTCATGA
- a CDS encoding roadblock/LC7 domain-containing protein, which produces MSGAGVAGDLNWLLDDLVQRVGQVRKVVVLSRDGLVMGASSQVSREDAEYLAALAAGFHSLAVGAKPHLGCGEVQQTIVEMEEGLFFVVPAGSGSCLALLSEAGANAGLVAYEMTMLVKRVRKQLAASPRTAE; this is translated from the coding sequence ATGAGCGGAGCCGGAGTGGCCGGCGATCTGAACTGGCTCCTGGACGACCTGGTGCAGCGGGTCGGCCAGGTGCGCAAGGTGGTGGTGCTCTCCCGCGACGGCCTGGTGATGGGGGCCTCCAGCCAGGTCAGCCGCGAGGACGCCGAGTACCTGGCGGCGCTGGCGGCCGGTTTCCACAGCCTGGCGGTGGGGGCCAAGCCGCACCTGGGCTGCGGGGAGGTCCAGCAGACCATCGTGGAGATGGAAGAGGGCCTGTTCTTCGTGGTCCCCGCCGGCAGCGGCAGCTGCCTGGCGCTGCTCAGCGAGGCGGGCGCCAACGCCGGGCTGGTGGCCTATGAGATGACCATGCTGGTCAAGCGGGTGCGCAAGCAACTGGCCGCAAGTCCCCGCACAGCGGAGTGA
- a CDS encoding DUF742 domain-containing protein, giving the protein MSRGDPTGERWLDEEAGPLVRPYAVARGRARPRGEPLDIVTILIASGRPVPPQVRLNREQQWLLVRCRRPVTVADLASEANLPLGVVMVLLEELLEHGLIEVTRPLTSSAQPDPLLLRRVIDELRAL; this is encoded by the coding sequence ATGTCCCGGGGAGATCCGACGGGCGAGCGCTGGCTGGATGAGGAGGCCGGGCCGCTGGTGCGTCCCTATGCGGTGGCCCGGGGGCGCGCCCGGCCGCGCGGCGAGCCGCTGGACATCGTGACGATCCTCATCGCCTCGGGCCGGCCGGTGCCGCCGCAGGTGCGGCTGAACCGCGAGCAGCAGTGGCTGCTGGTGCGGTGCCGGCGGCCGGTCACCGTCGCCGATCTGGCCTCGGAGGCGAACCTGCCGCTGGGCGTGGTCATGGTGCTGCTGGAGGAGCTGTTGGAGCACGGTCTGATCGAGGTGACCCGGCCGCTCACCTCATCTGCGCAGCCGGACCCGCTGCTGCTGAGGAGAGTGATCGATGAACTCCGCGCCCTGTGA
- a CDS encoding GTP-binding protein, giving the protein MNSAPCEDGPRLALKILIAGGFGVGKTTLVGSVSEIRPLRTEEYLTDASIGVDDTRGVEAKTTTTVAMDFGRITLRDGVVLYLFGTPGQDRFWFMWNELARGALGAVVLADTRRLTSSFAAIDYFEQRRIPFIVAVNCFEGAYVYSLQEIRDALDVDPHVPVITCDARRRESAKEVLIALLEHALRHSVPAGS; this is encoded by the coding sequence ATGAACTCCGCGCCCTGTGAGGACGGCCCCAGGCTCGCCCTGAAGATCCTGATCGCCGGGGGGTTCGGGGTGGGCAAGACCACCCTGGTCGGCAGCGTCAGCGAGATCCGCCCGCTGCGCACCGAGGAGTACCTGACCGACGCCAGCATCGGGGTGGACGACACCCGCGGGGTGGAGGCCAAGACCACCACGACGGTGGCGATGGACTTCGGCCGGATCACCCTGCGCGACGGGGTCGTGCTCTACCTGTTCGGCACGCCCGGCCAAGACCGGTTCTGGTTCATGTGGAACGAGCTGGCCCGCGGCGCGCTGGGCGCGGTGGTGCTGGCCGACACCCGCCGGCTGACCTCCAGTTTCGCCGCCATCGACTACTTCGAGCAGCGCCGCATCCCCTTCATCGTCGCCGTCAACTGCTTCGAGGGCGCCTACGTCTACAGCCTGCAGGAGATCCGCGACGCCCTGGACGTGGACCCGCACGTGCCGGTCATCACCTGCGACGCCCGCCGGCGCGAGTCCGCCAAAGAGGTCCTGATCGCCCTGCTGGAGCACGCCCTGCGGCACTCCGTCCCCGCCGGAAGCTGA
- a CDS encoding acyl-CoA dehydrogenase family protein has translation MAEQDLEAFRAEVRAWLEENLSGEFAAARGLGGPGREHEGHEIRHAWERHLAKAGWTCLGWPVEYGGRNATMEQQVVFFEEYARAGAPHRVGHIGEGLIGPTIIDFGTEEQKRRFLPPIRDGEELWCQGYSEPNAGSDLANVQTRAELVGDEWVIHGQKVWTSLAHVADWCFVLCRTEPGSTRHRGLSYLLVPMRQPGVEVRPIVQATGTSEFNEVFFDGARTAKENILGAPGDGWRVAMATLGYERGASTLGQQLLFRRELEAIIAVAKETGANRDPVLRDRLARAWIELEIMRFNALRTMRSLAAGEPGPEVSIAKLYWSEWHRRLGELAVDVQGAAGLLTEPAPVGSYELTDAQRLFLFSRADTIYAGSSEIQRNIIAERTLGLPREPRP, from the coding sequence ATGGCTGAACAGGACCTGGAGGCGTTCCGCGCCGAGGTGCGCGCCTGGCTGGAGGAGAACCTGTCGGGCGAGTTCGCCGCCGCGCGCGGGCTGGGCGGGCCCGGCCGCGAGCACGAGGGCCATGAGATCCGGCACGCCTGGGAGCGGCACCTGGCCAAGGCCGGCTGGACGTGCCTGGGCTGGCCGGTGGAGTACGGCGGGCGCAACGCCACGATGGAGCAGCAGGTCGTCTTCTTCGAGGAGTACGCGCGGGCGGGCGCGCCGCACCGGGTGGGGCACATCGGCGAGGGGCTGATCGGCCCGACCATCATCGACTTCGGCACCGAGGAGCAGAAACGGCGGTTCCTGCCGCCGATCCGCGACGGCGAGGAGCTGTGGTGCCAGGGCTACTCCGAGCCGAACGCCGGCTCCGACCTGGCCAACGTGCAGACCCGGGCCGAGCTGGTCGGCGACGAGTGGGTGATCCACGGGCAGAAGGTGTGGACGTCGCTGGCGCACGTGGCCGACTGGTGTTTCGTGCTGTGCCGCACCGAGCCGGGCAGCACCCGCCACAGGGGGCTGTCCTATCTGCTGGTGCCGATGCGGCAGCCGGGCGTGGAGGTGCGCCCGATCGTCCAGGCGACCGGCACCAGCGAGTTCAACGAGGTGTTCTTCGACGGCGCCCGCACCGCCAAGGAGAACATCCTGGGCGCCCCCGGCGACGGCTGGCGGGTGGCGATGGCGACGCTGGGCTATGAGCGGGGCGCCTCGACGCTGGGCCAGCAGCTGCTGTTCCGCCGGGAGCTGGAGGCGATCATCGCGGTCGCCAAGGAGACCGGCGCCAATCGCGACCCGGTGCTGCGCGACCGGCTGGCGCGGGCCTGGATCGAGCTGGAGATCATGCGTTTCAACGCGCTGCGCACCATGCGCTCCCTGGCCGCCGGCGAGCCGGGCCCGGAGGTGTCGATCGCCAAGCTGTACTGGTCGGAGTGGCACCGGCGGCTCGGGGAGCTGGCGGTGGACGTGCAGGGCGCCGCCGGGCTGCTGACCGAGCCGGCGCCGGTGGGCTCCTATGAGCTGACCGACGCCCAGCGATTGTTCCTGTTCAGCCGGGCCGACACCATCTACGCCGGATCCAGCGAGATCCAGCGCAACATCATCGCCGAGCGCACGCTGGGCCTGCCCCGCGAGCCGCGCCCGTGA
- the pcaH gene encoding protocatechuate 3,4-dioxygenase subunit beta — protein sequence MSPPTQETINAEICELRDAYAKAVAGGAPRRDHPDRDYPPYRSSVLRHPKRPLVAVRDPEAMELTGPVFGTTDVTELDSDLTRQHVGEPLGERITVTGRVLDRDGRPVRGQLVEIWQANAAGRYAHRREQHPAPLDPNFTGVGRCLTDDEGRYHFTTIKPGPYPWGNHTNAWRPAHIHFSLFGTAFTQRLVTQMYFPGDPLFPYDPILQSVTDEAARRRLVAEYVHDLSVPEYSLGYRWDIVLDGPCATWMEKGR from the coding sequence GTGTCACCTCCCACCCAGGAGACGATCAACGCCGAGATCTGCGAGCTCCGCGACGCCTACGCCAAGGCCGTGGCCGGCGGCGCGCCACGCCGCGACCACCCCGACCGTGACTACCCGCCCTACCGCAGCTCCGTGCTGCGGCACCCCAAGCGGCCGCTGGTGGCGGTGCGCGATCCGGAGGCGATGGAGCTGACCGGGCCGGTGTTCGGGACCACCGACGTGACCGAGCTGGACAGCGACCTGACCCGCCAGCACGTCGGCGAGCCGCTGGGCGAGCGGATCACCGTCACCGGGCGGGTGCTGGACCGCGACGGCCGCCCGGTGCGCGGCCAGCTGGTGGAGATCTGGCAGGCCAACGCCGCCGGCCGGTACGCCCACCGGCGCGAACAGCACCCGGCCCCGCTGGACCCCAACTTCACCGGGGTCGGCCGCTGCCTGACCGACGACGAGGGCCGCTACCACTTCACCACCATCAAGCCCGGCCCTTATCCGTGGGGCAACCACACCAACGCCTGGCGGCCGGCGCACATCCATTTTTCGCTGTTCGGCACCGCCTTCACCCAGCGGCTGGTCACCCAGATGTACTTCCCGGGCGACCCGCTGTTCCCCTACGACCCGATCCTGCAGTCGGTGACCGACGAGGCGGCCCGGCGGCGGCTGGTGGCCGAGTACGTCCACGACCTGTCGGTGCCGGAGTACTCCCTGGGCTACCGGTGGGACATCGTGCTGGACGGCCCGTGCGCCACCTGGATGGAGAAGGGACGCTGA
- the pcaG gene encoding protocatechuate 3,4-dioxygenase subunit alpha translates to MLPPTPSQTIGPFYGFALPFPGGAELAPPGDPASLIVHGYVHDGAGDPVPDALLEFWQAAPDGSRTGAPGSLRRDQATGAVLGRDGVAFTGFGRVAVDADGHYALRTLPPGGLPYISVCVFARGLLHHLYTRVYLSDPGDDPLLASLEPKRRATLLAVPEREGVYRFDIRLQGDGTHEETVFLDFR, encoded by the coding sequence ATGCTCCCGCCCACGCCGTCGCAGACCATCGGCCCGTTCTACGGTTTCGCGCTCCCCTTCCCCGGGGGCGCGGAGCTCGCCCCGCCGGGCGACCCGGCGTCCCTCATCGTGCACGGGTACGTCCACGACGGGGCCGGGGACCCGGTTCCCGACGCCCTGCTGGAGTTCTGGCAGGCCGCCCCGGACGGCTCGCGGACGGGGGCGCCCGGCTCGCTGCGCCGCGACCAGGCCACCGGGGCGGTGCTCGGCCGCGACGGCGTCGCCTTCACCGGGTTCGGCCGGGTGGCCGTCGACGCCGACGGGCACTATGCGCTGCGGACGCTGCCGCCCGGCGGCCTCCCCTACATCAGCGTGTGCGTGTTCGCCCGCGGGCTGCTCCACCACCTGTACACGCGGGTGTACCTGTCGGATCCCGGGGACGATCCGCTGCTGGCGTCACTGGAGCCGAAGCGCCGCGCCACGCTGCTGGCCGTGCCGGAACGGGAGGGGGTCTACCGCTTCGACATCCGGCTGCAGGGCGACGGGACGCACGAGGAGACGGTCTTCCTTGACTTCCGCTAG